The Pseudomonadales bacterium genome includes a region encoding these proteins:
- a CDS encoding chemotaxis protein CheB, with translation MSDQTALQSHELGQYTIGIVADSAAEQMQLRAVVDQLGQKVSYALTPDQTLDSTPLSPSLWLVVSKDAADVFDALVEWSESPIFIAEDMPSSDDGLIFQQWSQRLQQKLSKALAAAPTAVESDQTAADVMQETWQEVWVLASSLGGPEAVRVFLQHLREDLPVSFVYAQHIEENFDEMLPGVVGKHSSLEVTYCGPSEKLRKGVVTVIPSHNPIMVNAFGRIDYLLNQSWNKPYSPNIDQIIDNLAEHFHDRLGVIVFSGMCDDGAKAALAAKDKANIPLWAQAPEECICAAMPESVIASGQVDEVATAKVLAEKLNQRFFPATEF, from the coding sequence ATGTCCGATCAAACAGCTTTGCAGTCTCATGAACTTGGCCAGTATACCATAGGCATTGTTGCTGATTCTGCGGCTGAGCAAATGCAGCTGCGCGCTGTTGTCGATCAGCTCGGGCAAAAAGTGAGTTATGCGCTAACGCCAGATCAAACGCTAGATTCCACGCCCTTATCTCCCTCGCTGTGGCTGGTTGTCAGTAAGGACGCTGCCGACGTTTTTGACGCTCTTGTGGAGTGGTCGGAGTCACCGATTTTTATTGCAGAGGATATGCCGTCAAGTGATGATGGACTGATCTTTCAGCAATGGTCGCAGCGACTGCAACAAAAGCTCAGCAAAGCTTTAGCTGCTGCGCCAACTGCTGTGGAAAGCGATCAAACTGCCGCGGACGTCATGCAAGAGACCTGGCAAGAGGTTTGGGTGTTAGCTTCTTCATTGGGCGGGCCTGAGGCAGTGCGCGTATTTTTGCAGCACCTGCGAGAAGATCTGCCGGTAAGCTTTGTCTATGCTCAGCATATTGAAGAAAATTTTGATGAAATGCTGCCTGGTGTTGTCGGTAAACATTCATCGCTAGAGGTGACGTATTGTGGCCCCAGTGAAAAGCTCAGAAAAGGTGTGGTGACTGTGATTCCATCGCATAATCCGATTATGGTTAACGCCTTTGGCCGCATTGATTATTTGCTAAACCAGAGTTGGAATAAACCTTATTCGCCGAATATAGACCAGATTATCGATAATTTGGCAGAGCATTTTCACGATCGTTTGGGTGTAATTGTTTTCAGCGGCATGTGTGACGATGGCGCTAAAGCAGCGCTAGCGGCTAAAGATAAGGCGAATATACCGCTCTGGGCGCAAGCGCCAGAGGAGTGCATTTGTGCCGCGATGCCAGAATCGGTAATCGCCTCTGGCCAGGTTGACGAAGTTGCCACCGCGAAAGTGCTGGCAGAAAAACTGAATCAACGTTTTTTTCCTGCAACTGAATTTTAG
- a CDS encoding chemotaxis protein CheW, with amino-acid sequence MADTSSDTNIDTNTENAANTILPTMSCAIEGQSVLLPGIAVAEVIDYELGLQNYADDAPDWLLGKLNWRGLQIPLVSLEGLDHAGFFSQQKSLKIVVVNALFNLSEIAYWGFVALETPKLHRISAQNLLPSNESLNGAVISMQAELDQHMHGIVNLESAEQLIQETLQALLK; translated from the coding sequence ATGGCAGATACTAGCTCAGATACCAACATCGATACCAACACCGAGAACGCCGCAAACACGATACTGCCTACCATGAGCTGTGCAATTGAGGGGCAGTCTGTGCTATTGCCCGGCATTGCAGTGGCAGAGGTTATCGATTATGAGCTGGGGCTGCAAAACTATGCTGACGATGCGCCCGACTGGTTGCTCGGCAAGCTCAATTGGCGAGGTTTACAAATACCCTTGGTATCTTTAGAAGGCTTAGACCACGCAGGCTTTTTTAGTCAGCAAAAAAGTTTAAAAATCGTGGTCGTAAATGCCTTGTTTAATTTAAGCGAGATCGCCTATTGGGGTTTTGTCGCACTAGAGACGCCTAAGCTGCATCGAATTTCAGCGCAAAATCTCTTGCCCAGTAATGAGAGCTTAAACGGCGCAGTGATCAGCATGCAGGCCGAGCTTGATCAGCACATGCATGGTATTGTTAATCTTGAGTCAGCTGAGCAGCTCATCCAGGAAACGCTGC